A stretch of the Aphis gossypii isolate Hap1 chromosome 2, ASM2018417v2, whole genome shotgun sequence genome encodes the following:
- the LOC114124007 gene encoding protein UXT homolog gives MSSSTSSWSKAESVEQKVAKFEMFINDVLKDSLKQISTALDIINEQIAELEDVRDTVETMSRLACDLPAGKPLKTRVNVGCDFFMQANADVRTFLVCVGLGYYVEYTKDETLAHVQVRSKLLKERADELRDKGARVRAQITLALHCIQEVQGL, from the coding sequence atgtcGTCTTCAACATCGTCATGGTCCAAAGCGGAATCGGTAGAGCAAAAGGTGGCCAAGTTCGAGATGTTTATCAACGATGTGCTCAAGGACAGTCTAAAGCAGATCTCGACAGCTTTGGATATTATCAACGAACAAATTGCGGAACTGGAAGACGTGCGTGACACCGTGGAGACAATGAGCCGGCTTGCGTGCGATCTCCCAGCCGGTAAGCCATTGAAGACTCGTGTCAATGTGGGATGCGACTTCTTCATGCAGGCCAACGCGGACGTCCGGACGTTCTTGGTGTGCGTGGGCCTGGGCTATTATGTTGAGTACACCAAGGACGAGACACTAGCGCATGTCCAGGTCCGAAGCAAGCTTCTCAAAGAACGGGCGGATGAACTCCGAGACAAGGGGGCCCGGGTCCGAGCACAAATCACCCTGGCCCTACACTGCATACAGGAAGTGCAAGGATTATAG